Below is a window of Halogeometricum rufum DNA.
CGACGAGGGCTTCTCCGCGGACCTCTACTGGCGCGTCCAGAACTTCCAGAAGAACGTCGGCGTCGTCCCCCTCTCGGCGATGACCGGCGAGGGCATCCCGGACCTCCTCGCGGTCCTCATGGGCCTCTCCCAGCGCTACATGAAAGAGGAGATGGCCGTGGACGTGGCCGGCCCCGGGGCGGGCACCGTGCTCGAAGTGAAGGAGGAACGCGGGTTCGGCGCGACGGTGGACGTCGTCCTCTACGACGGCAGCGTCCGCGAGGACGACACCATCGTCGTCGGCGGCGTCAACGGCCCCATCGTCACCGAGGTTCGCGCCCTCCTGCAACCGCGTCCGAACGCCGAGATACGGACCGAAAAGCGGTTCGACAAGGTGGAGGAAGTCGCCGCCGCGGCCGGTATCAAAATCGCCGCGCCGGACCTCGACGACGCGATGGCGGGCGCGCCGATTCGCGTCGTCCGCGACCGGAGCGTCGAGGCCGTCATCGAGGACGTCGAGTCCGAACTCGCCGAGATAGAGGTCGACACCGAGGAGGAGGGCGTCGTCGTCAAGGCCGACACCCTCGGCAGTCTGGAGGCGATGGCCAACGCCCTGCGAGAGGCGGAGGTGCCCATCCTCCGCGCCGAAGTCGGCGACGTCGCTCCGCGGGACGTGGCCGTCGCCTCGACGGCCCGCGAGGACGACCACAAGGTCATCCTCGGCTTCAACGTGGACGTCCTCTCGAACGCCGAGGACGAACTGGAGAAGACGGGCGACGTGCGCCTGTTCGAGGACGACGTCATCTACCAACTCGTCGAGGAGTACGAGGAGTTCGTCGCCGAACGCAAGCGCGCCCAACAGGAGACGGTGCTGGACAAGATCAAGCGTCCGTGTCGGTTCCGCATCCTCGAAGACCACGTGTTCCGGCAGTCGAGTCCCGCCGTCGTCGGCGTCGAGGTGCTGTCGGGGACGCTGAAGAACAACGCGCACGTCGTGAAGTGGGAGGGCAACGAACCGAAACGCGTCGGCCAACTCTCCGGCATCCAAGAGCAGGGCGAGGACGTCTCCGAGGTTCGCGCGGGCAACCGCGTCTCCGTCGCCATCGACGGCCCCACCGTCGGCCGGCAGATAGACGAGGGCGACGAACTGTGGACCGAGTTGCCCGAGAAGCACGCGAAGATTCTCGAACAGGAACTCTCCGACGAGATTCCGGCGGACGAACTCGAAGCGCTGACCGGCTATCTGGACAAACACCGCCAGCGCGACCCGTTCTGGGGGAAGTGAGGCACGGTCCGTCGTCGCCGTCGGGGCGAACGCGACGGAGTCGATTCGTATCGGTCCCGTTTCTGAACCGCGGTTGAGACAACACGCCGTCTAAAATGTTCTTCAGAGAACACTTTTCGGCCGCTGGGTTCTGACAACGACTAGCGCGTCCGGTCGTGGAACGCGCGTCGAGAGGTGGAACACATGGAGAAGAGACCGGCGAGAGAGGAGGTATCGCGGCGAGGAGTACTGAGAGCGGGGACGTTCGCGGTCGGAGGTGTCGTCCTCGGTGGCGTCGGACTTCGAGGCGTCTGGCCGGAGACCGGCACCGCCCCGGACCAGAGCGGCGGGACCCTCGTGTCGGCCGTCGAACGGCACGGTCACTACGCCTGGTTCCCTCACGGCCCCGACAGTTGGGGGCGGTCGACCGCGCCGTTCGACGACGGCGACGGAGAGTCGAGGTGGGCGGCGCAACCGACGGACGGCGGCGCCATCCGGTGTCGCGTCGAGGACCTGCCCGCAGATCGGAACGCGGGGTTCGACGTCCACCTGGGGGCGCTCGGCGACGTCGCGGAGGTGACCGTAGTCTCGCAGACCGTCGAAACGCAACGGACGACGGGGCCCGCGACGATGTTCGTCGGACTGTTCCTCGACGTCGACCGGGACGGGGAGTTCTTCCTGTGGGAGGACGCCGACGGGCCGACGGACGACTGGGTCGGGTTGGGAGACGACGAGGAAGGGGTGTCGGCGGCGGCGGCGGACGGGGAGTTGACCGTCGACGCCGACACCGAGTTCTTCGTCGTCGGGACCGAACGGACCGCGACGCTGGAGGACCTGAAAGGCGGCGACGTCGAAGGCGTCGACGGCGCGACGGCCGCCGCCCTCTACGTCGGCGTCACGAGTAGCGGCGGGGGGACCGAAGAAATCGTCGTCGAGGCGGTGGACGTCCGTCGAAGCTGAGCGGCGGGTCCGACACCGCCC
It encodes the following:
- the infB gene encoding translation initiation factor IF-2, with protein sequence MSDTDADAPPTTESNALRTPIVAVLGHVDHGKTTLLDKIRGSAVSEGEAGAITQHIGATAVPLETVSQMAGSLVKPEDFDLPGLLFIDTPGHHSFSTLRSRGGALADIAIVVVDVNDGFQPQTIEALDILKRTGTPFVVAANKIDTTPGWNPNEGSPIQGTYEDQSDNARQRLDQNLYEIIGNLSDEGFSADLYWRVQNFQKNVGVVPLSAMTGEGIPDLLAVLMGLSQRYMKEEMAVDVAGPGAGTVLEVKEERGFGATVDVVLYDGSVREDDTIVVGGVNGPIVTEVRALLQPRPNAEIRTEKRFDKVEEVAAAAGIKIAAPDLDDAMAGAPIRVVRDRSVEAVIEDVESELAEIEVDTEEEGVVVKADTLGSLEAMANALREAEVPILRAEVGDVAPRDVAVASTAREDDHKVILGFNVDVLSNAEDELEKTGDVRLFEDDVIYQLVEEYEEFVAERKRAQQETVLDKIKRPCRFRILEDHVFRQSSPAVVGVEVLSGTLKNNAHVVKWEGNEPKRVGQLSGIQEQGEDVSEVRAGNRVSVAIDGPTVGRQIDEGDELWTELPEKHAKILEQELSDEIPADELEALTGYLDKHRQRDPFWGK